In Pontiella desulfatans, one DNA window encodes the following:
- a CDS encoding alpha-amylase family glycosyl hydrolase has protein sequence MKKRSCNPFWLTVLLLALHLPPAVRAEEVILQYFGTSWSEITGRMPELAEAGWSALWLPPPFKAGSQFSVGFDTFDRFDLGSKDQMGGVATRYGTEADLLKLIETAHRFGIRVYFDNIMAHNGGSIPGYDENTSIHIQPGFVPEDFHLMTTQDGFYRKMPNWPDFNDEWQVLNRNPFGLDIAHETPNTSFGAYEGAQFPKYWGVRHPDHPEYYLDTDLQIGTNGDGDPVYTFANNEPFEDIGHGPSNTGAGNGRFDWNDANGNGQHDAGEASEPFTDTGLDPSRPGWQDAAHGLGDGLYNMGNPVPEDVNTMMFRAIRWFIDQGHVDGFRLDAVKHVPNYFFGKMDAPKDASNWGYNGQIQEQFNITHGYSDWSNHRDSVYNTGQGRDDAMLFGEHLGAPPAKDGYVDSGMRIADNDLYNSLSYAVAGYGNLSGYDQPGYATYGVNEAVMYSGSHDYNYISPYDRPSAHALLLTRAGLPIVYTDGYNETQYPDSSGKYFPQHGNNPFLGQFNDNHLLNLLQINQLFARGEQNPKWSDDSYVAYERRDWRETGNEGNAVVLAFMMARNGAGGQARSWGTSFPEGARLYNYSKHGGGFYVNVSDGQITDDGGYNPVVPAGGFFAFSWRVPEMPAAWDDGPFGEVRPLEILQDGQPAGTMPHVRTDGYSGDPNFNPYGVPGDTPDDYQYELPIPRITSGSNLTFIARADGSAENILVKLDGGIDVNAHLGIGPQSGELRDNPPALSHDLFLGYEQMQFAHRIAEKFAAVDTARNVIGSPGAETYEATIGSTGFTVNHGGGPNTASGTAAWAYHDPQASNGSASLQFSPAPENAANSNITVWVKVGYTGQVQRAWLYYTADGGSYPEGSGGAGKGTTQVAGLSFAHTGAPDPGGTPEWWKGTLPAQAPGTVVRYKIGVARPDASSIFPYGANDIELKKPMETMFTITNFNAETATFRPHNNFGTQQAGLAEGYHVLRTKACLNRGGAAPLFNLNVQTFYYDTQRPEGEIVYPANDGDTLHGSSYGFVVRSDDSVVEVFYRILDSDAGNDDSATGAEQGNGAWAPALAVEPGPGVGSGHPLEWRFDYVNIPASGSATIEVRLKEASSSTNHALADAVGHFTTLARTVNTSGPDVRFFTAYPQGDGERIGPGYVAKIHFSKSLADGLTTGELLDALTLCVDSNLQPRLSYQINYDVTADYHALAFTMENYFNDLPNYPHTLAAQYDRDGYPALSAKRTFLSWPVVEPYVNIVAPPIADAQGDPFHIVLPDVAAPVATQRQYAVYLETETNALHVGVSFAQGTGSMAGDPGNPVATNGYLGWHFTWNFPLTNDAAQIEGTFRLLASVDTDGNTNTVEASALREARVILRETAAANAADPDDDDDGISDFDEQTPKPLPSTPVTEWINSDVHAWTIYGLTEPSSPDSDGDGLPDGLEAGWRLPADTNATHATTDTDGDGFPNFISDLDPPFYNTYDNYNLVPGVSAYSEGTKTDLKAGTTTDPNNPDTDFDGLPDGLEDANRNGWVDGDGESIPPDWTPWLARNWPDGSLDGSDTWLETDPNNADTDQDGLSDGHGEDVNANGTIDGDTDGDRAYDAGEAWAETDPLNPDTDDDGLPDGWEASYGLNPLDDGTDNLGTAAASDGDAQNGPAGDLDGDGSSNLAELINGTNPRVSDSGGPPPTPSIVIGPQAEVVVGAVANAREFTDWKDEDLIALDPYDELESASGGDVYYRPWASDGLESSRDLLAVYAQDGGAVGNGGDGNLYFRIDLFDLAAFAEDSGLDFYVVIDTGNTAVGERKLVDNVDVLTDMRWEAVVAVYDADHGTVYVNAPGSDDTDTLADSIVYGPADVDVRTQAHAAGFKEAYFDSALDSVECSIHRQALLDAGWNGSFAQLNFQVFTTRDGTDGGAGELDGPDIQDSIRTDWIAEDYAGINTGDVDSERYNARVALESLTEWVGINADNNRGQQIKVIPLIHGNRHIQPGSVIQEMINDGEGGGFYRPLDTHEAFAAPLSLHVTPTLASAIEWARAGDTAPPWRDGPALNARIKELVAADVVDLMASTFSDHLLPYFTPDFNADNVDLATEFLETLYGTVSERVFWTPERVLDDDVLAKIQALGFDHTFIDQSQHLYRWFGIDEVTGDHAHRINMVNGIHCIPISNRQHDFRFQTHDSGPALELREVLNRRARSGTWNGQHPQVMTLQMDWSEFGDASKADGYDTVMAWMANKGWINIVSADQIASGEIDVSTPPDGTGDVWNTVDRGTGLPLEKTGHDWIQHAAQGNYDNWYVGSAFNQGLEHHLFETLPGVPVPDEYGMLYSGGIVSSSWAQVSALATPDGALGQLARATLHASVFETAFHAQTHAPVDLTKFSTGEFVYPDTTYDEMEGFARFAQSQTRMAAIYGRVAQWAAAPPPNAVAAAEDIDLDGLAEYLLYNAGVFAVLESTGGRMTAAWARNPDSGDIFQMVGNLASYSGSETEHEGNVNLDGAGGIVAYRTSCLKDWFADDGAGGTSGYVNETYGATNAPSGTGWRFATADGKIVKTITLGGSDVAFDVAYAIGGGLNTLYVRNGLSPNLLDLLKRGQRNLGGLQVNGDALSLANAGSGHPVAAALTLGANAAYNPGATDDGNGNFHTVNMRNQAQTHQVELYGSGNFAFSLGLGLGGVDSDGDGVPDDFELQYGFLDPDSGSDAANDEDHDGIDNGGEYIAGTAPDNGAEFPAIGSIQPDPSGLELQFPTKPGRKYTVWYKNNALATAPWNVATPTPLDGDGDVRTWIDDGSQTAPPPGDPSLSNRFYQIKIEYP, from the coding sequence ATGAAAAAACGAAGTTGCAACCCATTTTGGCTGACCGTGCTGCTGCTGGCGCTGCACCTGCCGCCGGCGGTACGGGCCGAAGAGGTGATCCTGCAATACTTCGGGACAAGCTGGAGCGAAATCACCGGACGGATGCCGGAGCTGGCCGAAGCGGGCTGGTCGGCGCTTTGGCTTCCGCCGCCGTTCAAGGCCGGCAGCCAGTTTTCGGTCGGGTTCGACACCTTCGACCGTTTCGACCTCGGCTCGAAGGACCAGATGGGCGGCGTCGCGACGCGCTACGGCACGGAAGCGGACCTGCTTAAACTCATCGAAACGGCCCACCGCTTCGGCATCCGCGTCTACTTCGACAACATCATGGCCCACAACGGCGGCTCCATTCCGGGCTACGACGAAAACACCTCCATCCACATCCAGCCCGGCTTCGTTCCGGAAGATTTCCACCTCATGACCACGCAGGACGGCTTCTACCGCAAGATGCCCAACTGGCCGGACTTCAACGACGAATGGCAGGTGCTCAACCGGAACCCGTTCGGCCTGGATATTGCCCACGAAACCCCCAACACCAGCTTCGGCGCCTACGAAGGCGCGCAGTTCCCGAAATATTGGGGCGTCCGCCACCCCGACCATCCGGAATACTACCTCGACACCGATCTCCAGATCGGCACCAACGGCGACGGCGATCCGGTCTATACCTTCGCCAACAACGAGCCGTTCGAGGACATCGGCCACGGCCCCTCGAACACCGGCGCCGGCAACGGCCGCTTCGATTGGAACGATGCCAACGGCAACGGGCAGCACGATGCCGGCGAAGCGAGCGAACCGTTCACCGACACCGGGCTCGACCCCAGCCGCCCGGGGTGGCAGGACGCCGCGCACGGACTGGGCGACGGCCTATACAACATGGGCAACCCGGTTCCCGAGGATGTCAACACCATGATGTTCCGCGCCATCCGCTGGTTCATCGACCAAGGCCACGTGGATGGTTTCCGGCTCGATGCGGTCAAGCACGTGCCCAACTATTTCTTCGGCAAGATGGACGCGCCGAAGGATGCCTCGAACTGGGGCTACAACGGCCAGATCCAGGAACAGTTCAACATTACCCACGGCTATTCCGACTGGAGCAACCACCGCGACTCCGTCTACAACACCGGCCAGGGGCGCGACGACGCGATGCTGTTCGGCGAGCACCTCGGCGCACCGCCCGCGAAGGACGGCTATGTCGATTCCGGCATGCGCATTGCCGACAACGACCTCTACAACAGCCTCTCCTACGCCGTGGCCGGCTACGGCAACCTTTCGGGATATGACCAGCCCGGCTACGCCACCTACGGCGTGAACGAAGCCGTGATGTATTCCGGCAGCCACGACTACAACTACATCTCCCCCTACGACCGCCCGTCCGCCCACGCCCTGCTCCTCACCCGCGCCGGGCTGCCGATCGTCTACACCGATGGCTACAACGAGACCCAGTATCCCGATTCGTCGGGGAAATATTTCCCGCAGCACGGCAACAACCCGTTCCTCGGCCAATTCAACGACAACCATCTGCTCAACCTGCTCCAGATCAACCAGCTCTTCGCCCGCGGCGAGCAGAACCCCAAGTGGAGCGACGACAGCTATGTGGCCTACGAGCGCCGCGACTGGCGCGAAACCGGAAACGAGGGCAACGCGGTCGTCCTGGCCTTCATGATGGCGCGCAACGGCGCCGGCGGACAGGCCAGGAGCTGGGGCACCAGTTTCCCGGAAGGCGCGCGCCTCTACAACTATTCCAAGCACGGCGGCGGGTTCTACGTGAACGTGTCCGACGGCCAGATCACGGACGACGGCGGCTACAACCCCGTTGTTCCCGCCGGCGGTTTCTTCGCGTTTTCCTGGCGCGTCCCGGAAATGCCGGCCGCCTGGGACGACGGCCCGTTCGGCGAAGTCCGGCCGCTGGAAATCCTTCAGGACGGGCAGCCGGCCGGCACGATGCCGCACGTCCGCACCGACGGCTATTCGGGCGATCCCAACTTCAACCCCTACGGCGTCCCCGGCGACACCCCGGACGACTATCAATACGAACTCCCCATCCCCCGCATCACCAGCGGCTCCAACCTCACCTTCATCGCCCGCGCCGACGGCTCGGCGGAAAACATCCTGGTCAAGCTCGATGGCGGCATCGACGTCAACGCCCACCTCGGCATCGGGCCGCAAAGCGGCGAGCTGCGCGACAACCCGCCCGCGCTGAGCCACGACCTGTTCCTCGGCTACGAACAGATGCAGTTCGCCCACCGCATCGCCGAAAAGTTCGCCGCCGTCGACACCGCGCGCAACGTGATCGGCTCCCCGGGCGCGGAAACCTACGAGGCAACCATTGGCTCGACCGGCTTCACCGTCAACCACGGCGGCGGCCCGAACACCGCCAGCGGCACCGCCGCATGGGCCTACCACGATCCGCAAGCCAGCAACGGTTCGGCCTCCCTCCAGTTTTCCCCGGCCCCGGAAAACGCGGCCAACTCAAACATCACGGTCTGGGTGAAGGTGGGCTACACCGGGCAGGTGCAACGCGCCTGGCTCTACTACACGGCCGATGGCGGCAGCTACCCGGAAGGAAGCGGCGGGGCTGGCAAGGGCACCACGCAGGTTGCCGGGCTCTCCTTCGCCCACACCGGCGCGCCGGATCCGGGCGGTACGCCGGAATGGTGGAAGGGCACCCTCCCAGCCCAGGCGCCGGGCACCGTCGTGCGCTACAAGATCGGCGTGGCCCGCCCCGATGCCTCCAGCATCTTCCCCTACGGCGCCAACGACATTGAGCTGAAGAAGCCGATGGAAACGATGTTCACCATCACCAACTTCAATGCCGAAACCGCAACCTTCCGCCCCCACAACAACTTCGGCACGCAACAGGCCGGCCTCGCGGAGGGCTACCATGTGCTCCGGACCAAGGCCTGCCTGAACCGCGGCGGCGCGGCCCCCCTCTTCAACCTGAACGTCCAGACCTTCTACTACGACACCCAGCGACCGGAAGGGGAAATCGTCTATCCGGCCAACGACGGCGACACCCTGCACGGCTCATCGTATGGCTTCGTGGTCCGGAGCGACGACAGCGTCGTGGAGGTCTTCTACCGCATCTTGGATAGCGATGCCGGAAACGACGACAGCGCAACGGGCGCGGAGCAGGGCAACGGCGCCTGGGCGCCCGCCCTCGCGGTGGAGCCCGGCCCCGGCGTCGGTTCCGGCCACCCGCTGGAATGGCGCTTCGACTACGTCAACATTCCCGCCAGCGGCAGTGCCACGATCGAAGTGCGCCTGAAGGAGGCCTCGTCCTCCACCAACCATGCATTGGCCGATGCGGTCGGCCATTTCACCACGCTCGCGCGCACCGTCAACACCAGCGGGCCGGACGTCCGCTTCTTCACCGCCTATCCGCAGGGCGATGGCGAGCGGATCGGCCCCGGCTATGTTGCCAAGATCCATTTTTCCAAGTCGCTCGCCGACGGCCTCACGACCGGGGAGCTGCTGGATGCGCTCACCCTGTGCGTCGACAGCAACCTGCAGCCGCGCTTGTCCTATCAAATCAACTACGACGTGACCGCGGACTACCACGCGCTGGCCTTCACGATGGAAAACTATTTCAACGACCTGCCCAACTATCCGCACACGCTGGCCGCGCAGTACGACCGGGACGGCTACCCGGCCCTGTCCGCCAAGCGGACGTTCCTTTCGTGGCCGGTGGTTGAACCCTACGTCAACATCGTTGCCCCGCCGATCGCCGATGCGCAGGGCGACCCCTTCCACATTGTCCTGCCGGACGTCGCGGCACCGGTGGCCACCCAGCGCCAATACGCGGTCTATCTCGAAACCGAAACGAATGCCCTGCACGTCGGCGTCTCCTTTGCCCAGGGAACCGGCAGCATGGCCGGCGACCCCGGCAACCCGGTGGCCACCAATGGCTATCTGGGCTGGCATTTCACCTGGAACTTCCCGCTGACCAACGACGCCGCGCAGATCGAAGGCACCTTCCGCCTGCTCGCCAGCGTCGATACCGACGGCAACACCAACACCGTGGAGGCCTCGGCCCTGCGGGAAGCGCGGGTCATCCTCCGCGAAACCGCGGCCGCGAACGCCGCCGACCCCGATGACGACGACGACGGCATTTCCGATTTCGACGAACAGACGCCCAAGCCCCTGCCCTCCACCCCCGTTACGGAATGGATCAATTCCGACGTGCACGCCTGGACGATCTACGGCCTCACGGAACCCTCGAGTCCGGACAGCGACGGCGACGGGTTGCCGGACGGCCTGGAAGCGGGCTGGCGGCTTCCGGCCGACACCAACGCAACGCACGCAACAACCGATACGGACGGCGACGGCTTCCCCAACTTCATCAGCGACCTCGACCCGCCCTTCTACAACACCTACGACAACTACAACCTCGTGCCCGGCGTTTCCGCATACAGCGAAGGAACCAAAACCGACCTCAAGGCCGGAACAACGACCGATCCCAACAATCCCGACACCGACTTCGACGGCCTGCCCGACGGACTCGAGGATGCCAACCGCAACGGCTGGGTCGACGGCGACGGCGAATCCATCCCGCCGGACTGGACCCCCTGGCTCGCCCGCAATTGGCCGGATGGCTCGCTCGACGGCTCCGACACCTGGCTCGAAACCGACCCCAACAACGCCGACACCGACCAGGACGGCTTGAGCGACGGACACGGCGAAGATGTGAACGCCAACGGCACCATCGACGGCGACACCGACGGCGACCGCGCATACGACGCCGGCGAGGCGTGGGCGGAGACCGACCCATTGAATCCCGACACCGACGACGACGGACTGCCCGACGGCTGGGAAGCTTCCTATGGCCTCAACCCGCTGGACGACGGAACCGACAACCTGGGCACCGCCGCCGCTTCGGATGGCGATGCCCAAAACGGCCCGGCCGGCGACCTCGATGGCGACGGCTCCAGCAACCTGGCGGAGTTGATCAACGGAACGAATCCCCGCGTATCCGATTCCGGCGGCCCGCCGCCAACCCCCTCCATCGTGATCGGCCCCCAGGCCGAGGTGGTGGTGGGTGCGGTCGCGAATGCGCGGGAGTTCACCGACTGGAAAGACGAAGACCTCATCGCGCTCGACCCCTACGACGAACTCGAATCCGCCAGCGGCGGCGATGTCTACTACCGCCCGTGGGCCAGCGACGGGCTTGAATCCTCCCGCGACCTGCTCGCCGTCTATGCGCAGGACGGCGGCGCGGTCGGCAACGGCGGCGACGGCAACCTCTATTTCCGCATCGACCTCTTCGACCTCGCCGCCTTCGCCGAGGATAGCGGGCTGGACTTCTATGTCGTCATCGACACCGGCAACACCGCCGTTGGCGAGCGCAAGCTCGTGGACAACGTCGATGTGCTCACCGACATGCGCTGGGAAGCGGTTGTGGCCGTCTACGACGCCGACCATGGCACGGTCTATGTCAACGCGCCCGGCAGCGACGATACCGACACGCTGGCGGACTCCATCGTCTATGGCCCGGCGGATGTGGACGTGCGGACGCAGGCCCATGCCGCCGGCTTCAAGGAAGCCTACTTCGACTCGGCACTCGATTCCGTCGAATGTTCCATCCACCGCCAAGCCCTGCTCGATGCGGGATGGAACGGTAGCTTCGCCCAGCTCAACTTCCAGGTCTTCACCACCCGCGACGGCACCGACGGCGGCGCGGGCGAGCTGGACGGCCCCGACATCCAGGACTCCATCCGCACGGATTGGATTGCGGAGGACTACGCCGGAATCAACACGGGGGATGTGGACAGCGAGCGCTACAACGCGCGGGTCGCGCTCGAATCGCTCACGGAATGGGTTGGCATCAATGCCGACAACAACCGCGGCCAGCAGATCAAGGTGATCCCGCTGATCCACGGCAACCGGCATATCCAGCCAGGCAGCGTGATCCAGGAGATGATCAACGATGGCGAAGGCGGGGGGTTCTACCGCCCGCTCGACACGCACGAGGCGTTCGCCGCGCCGCTCTCGCTGCATGTCACCCCGACGCTGGCCTCGGCCATCGAATGGGCGCGGGCCGGCGACACCGCGCCGCCGTGGCGCGACGGCCCGGCGCTGAACGCCCGGATCAAGGAGTTGGTTGCCGCCGACGTGGTCGATCTCATGGCGAGCACCTTCTCCGACCACCTGCTGCCCTATTTCACGCCGGACTTCAATGCCGACAACGTCGATCTGGCCACGGAGTTCCTCGAAACCCTCTATGGAACCGTCTCCGAACGCGTCTTCTGGACGCCGGAGCGCGTGCTCGACGACGACGTCCTCGCGAAGATCCAGGCGCTGGGCTTCGACCACACCTTCATCGACCAATCGCAGCACCTCTACCGCTGGTTCGGCATCGATGAAGTCACCGGCGACCATGCGCACCGGATCAACATGGTGAATGGCATCCACTGCATCCCCATCTCGAACCGGCAACACGACTTCCGCTTCCAAACGCACGACAGCGGCCCCGCGCTGGAACTGCGCGAAGTGCTCAACCGCCGCGCCCGCTCCGGCACCTGGAACGGCCAGCACCCCCAGGTGATGACGCTCCAAATGGACTGGAGCGAGTTCGGCGATGCCTCCAAGGCGGACGGCTACGACACCGTCATGGCCTGGATGGCCAACAAGGGCTGGATCAACATCGTCAGCGCCGACCAGATTGCCTCGGGCGAGATCGATGTTTCCACGCCGCCGGACGGCACCGGCGATGTGTGGAACACGGTTGATCGCGGCACGGGACTGCCACTCGAAAAGACCGGCCACGACTGGATCCAGCATGCGGCGCAGGGCAACTATGACAACTGGTATGTCGGCTCCGCCTTCAACCAGGGCCTGGAGCACCACCTGTTCGAAACCCTGCCGGGCGTCCCGGTGCCCGATGAGTACGGCATGCTGTACTCCGGCGGCATCGTCAGCAGCAGCTGGGCGCAGGTTTCCGCGCTCGCCACCCCGGACGGCGCGCTCGGCCAGCTCGCCCGGGCCACGCTGCACGCCTCGGTGTTCGAAACGGCGTTCCACGCGCAAACCCACGCCCCGGTCGACCTGACCAAGTTTTCCACCGGCGAATTTGTCTATCCCGACACGACCTACGACGAAATGGAAGGCTTTGCCCGCTTCGCCCAATCGCAAACCCGGATGGCCGCCATCTATGGCCGCGTCGCGCAGTGGGCGGCCGCGCCGCCCCCGAACGCGGTGGCTGCGGCCGAGGATATCGACCTCGACGGCCTTGCCGAATACCTGCTCTACAACGCCGGCGTGTTCGCCGTGCTCGAAAGCACGGGCGGCCGAATGACGGCGGCGTGGGCGCGCAACCCGGACAGCGGCGATATTTTCCAGATGGTCGGCAACCTGGCCAGCTATTCCGGTTCGGAGACGGAGCACGAGGGCAACGTCAACCTGGATGGCGCCGGCGGAATTGTTGCCTACCGCACCTCCTGCCTCAAGGATTGGTTTGCCGACGACGGGGCGGGCGGCACCAGCGGGTATGTCAACGAAACCTACGGCGCCACCAACGCGCCCTCGGGCACCGGCTGGCGGTTCGCCACCGCGGACGGGAAGATCGTCAAGACCATCACGCTCGGTGGCTCCGACGTGGCGTTCGACGTCGCCTATGCCATCGGCGGCGGCTTGAACACGCTGTATGTGCGCAACGGACTCTCCCCCAACCTGCTCGACCTGCTCAAACGAGGGCAGCGCAACCTGGGCGGCCTGCAGGTCAACGGCGACGCGCTCAGCCTCGCCAACGCGGGCTCAGGCCATCCGGTCGCCGCCGCGCTGACGCTGGGAGCGAATGCCGCCTACAATCCGGGCGCGACCGACGACGGAAACGGCAACTTCCACACCGTGAACATGCGCAACCAGGCGCAGACGCACCAGGTCGAGCTCTATGGCTCCGGCAACTTTGCCTTCTCGCTCGGCCTCGGCCTCGGCGGCGTCGATTCCGACGGCGACGGGGTGCCGGACGACTTTGAGCTGCAATACGGCTTCCTCGATCC
- a CDS encoding ATP-binding protein, protein MLAACVCCVWPCRGAIGTVESLAELAAAAAAAGPRNVAVDLEATVLWSSAAGGRLILHDAGATLLLELDLPCPMPAQGDRFRLEGECAATRARDAIMLAPVPVVENNGLHALDEQSGEIHLEAGRHPVQVFWFNRTDELGLEVEYEGPGMARLPIPDAVLFRDEPGTTNQVNGLEYRCYEGHWWRLLPNFDFMSAVHTGVVHNFDAEVRTRDSHVGVRFGGHIQIPQAGDYTFHVKSDDGSRLFIGPPSLKVTTLAGGVLPAPQPAAMQGAAPSDPEFQWAEIEGSVVAVHRTPDAYEMELMTKAGLVRVRMAEGHAVPDGLGPHARIRTVGVARRIRNLAGNWVWGEFYLQRLENIGLPQSRPQAGDGDENLPVLTTIGQVYQLSIEESSRMYPVKVRGVVTSPMENNGAVLQDSSRGIYVALNGPIHLQVGDYCEIEGTTGPYRFSPYIEASRVEVLGAGSLPEPVEPSWDQLINGSLHCNYVELEGVVASVGGDTVALLTRGGRINVRLNPSGTAMPPDALGATVRLRGCLRADWDAITRRVLVGSIFLDQHWVSVVEPAPADPFAVSYKKVGDLLQFDPLAGALHRIRVWGTLIHKGEEVCCLLDGGYGLRFLPIDGLDAEVGDMVDVSGFLELGGTAPVLREAITRRTEHGGLPAPARLPADHLVRDQHDATFVKVEGVLLGISAQPGRHVLELQNGLRRFEAGLDGDYDLGDLATGSLLELTGAYIGLGGDRVLGRPIDSFKLLLNSAADIVVLSRPPWWTLERLLSVVGLLAAVLVAAAVWITSLRRTVEQRTAELGNQIRERQRAEHDREIEQERARVAHDLHDDLGARLTEVNMLASLVGSPYNTPEERRKYADQMKSIALHMVTSLDEIVWAVNPRNDKVSSLAGYFGAYAQRVLELASIKCGLDIDEKLPSLSLDPVFRREVFLAFKEALANIIQHSRASKVWLRIGIQGTDLVVVVSDDGSGFMPGERKDGADGLANMTERLAALHGECAIESDPEKGTTVRLQAPIPGGLE, encoded by the coding sequence ATGCTGGCGGCGTGCGTGTGTTGCGTCTGGCCATGCCGGGGTGCGATCGGAACCGTGGAAAGCCTGGCGGAACTGGCGGCCGCGGCCGCCGCGGCCGGGCCCCGCAACGTCGCCGTGGACCTCGAGGCAACGGTGCTGTGGTCGAGCGCCGCCGGGGGGCGGCTGATCCTCCACGATGCCGGTGCAACCCTGCTGCTGGAACTCGACCTCCCCTGCCCGATGCCGGCGCAGGGCGACCGGTTCCGCCTGGAGGGCGAATGCGCCGCGACGCGGGCGCGCGATGCCATCATGCTCGCGCCTGTTCCCGTGGTGGAAAACAACGGGCTCCATGCCCTGGATGAGCAGTCGGGGGAAATCCATCTGGAAGCCGGGCGGCATCCGGTTCAGGTGTTCTGGTTCAACCGGACGGACGAACTGGGGCTGGAAGTGGAATACGAAGGACCGGGGATGGCCCGGCTGCCCATTCCCGACGCGGTTCTCTTTCGCGACGAGCCCGGCACGACGAACCAGGTTAACGGGCTGGAATACCGCTGCTACGAGGGCCACTGGTGGCGTCTGCTGCCCAACTTCGATTTCATGTCGGCCGTCCACACCGGGGTGGTGCATAATTTCGATGCGGAGGTCCGGACCCGCGATAGCCATGTGGGGGTGCGCTTCGGCGGCCATATCCAGATTCCGCAGGCCGGCGACTACACCTTTCATGTCAAGTCCGACGACGGTAGCCGCCTGTTTATCGGGCCGCCCTCGCTGAAGGTGACCACGCTGGCCGGCGGGGTGCTGCCCGCTCCGCAGCCTGCAGCGATGCAGGGGGCTGCCCCGTCCGATCCGGAATTCCAATGGGCGGAAATCGAGGGGAGCGTGGTTGCGGTTCATCGAACGCCCGATGCATACGAGATGGAGTTGATGACGAAGGCCGGGCTGGTGCGCGTCAGGATGGCCGAGGGCCATGCGGTGCCCGACGGGCTCGGGCCGCATGCCCGCATCCGCACCGTCGGGGTGGCCCGGCGGATCCGCAACCTGGCCGGGAACTGGGTGTGGGGCGAGTTTTACCTGCAACGCTTGGAAAACATCGGTCTGCCGCAATCCCGCCCCCAGGCAGGGGACGGGGACGAGAATCTGCCCGTGTTGACCACCATCGGACAGGTCTACCAACTCAGCATCGAAGAGTCGTCCCGCATGTATCCCGTCAAGGTCCGGGGCGTGGTGACCAGCCCGATGGAAAACAATGGCGCCGTGCTTCAGGATTCTTCGCGCGGCATCTATGTGGCGCTGAACGGCCCCATCCACTTGCAGGTTGGCGACTATTGCGAAATCGAAGGGACCACGGGGCCGTACCGCTTTTCCCCATACATCGAAGCCTCCCGGGTGGAGGTGCTCGGCGCCGGAAGCCTGCCGGAGCCGGTCGAGCCTTCGTGGGATCAACTGATCAACGGCAGCCTGCACTGCAACTATGTGGAGCTGGAGGGGGTCGTTGCCTCCGTGGGCGGCGACACGGTGGCCTTGCTGACCCGCGGCGGACGGATCAACGTCCGGCTCAATCCATCCGGGACGGCGATGCCGCCCGATGCGCTCGGTGCCACGGTGCGGCTGCGCGGCTGCCTGCGCGCCGATTGGGATGCGATTACGCGGCGAGTCCTGGTTGGCAGCATCTTTCTCGACCAGCATTGGGTCAGCGTGGTCGAGCCGGCCCCGGCCGATCCGTTCGCCGTTAGCTACAAGAAAGTGGGCGACCTGCTCCAGTTCGATCCCCTGGCCGGCGCCTTGCACCGGATCCGGGTTTGGGGAACGCTCATCCATAAGGGCGAGGAGGTCTGCTGCCTGCTGGACGGGGGCTACGGCCTCCGGTTTCTGCCGATCGACGGGCTGGATGCCGAGGTGGGCGACATGGTGGATGTTTCGGGGTTCCTGGAATTGGGCGGAACGGCCCCGGTGCTGCGGGAGGCCATTACCCGCAGAACGGAACACGGGGGGCTGCCGGCGCCTGCCCGGTTGCCCGCCGACCACCTCGTCCGGGACCAACACGATGCAACCTTCGTGAAGGTTGAAGGCGTGTTGCTCGGCATCAGCGCCCAGCCCGGAAGGCATGTGCTGGAGCTGCAGAATGGATTGCGGCGGTTCGAGGCCGGGTTGGACGGCGATTATGATTTGGGCGACCTGGCGACCGGCAGTCTGCTGGAGCTGACCGGCGCCTACATCGGGCTTGGTGGCGACCGGGTGCTGGGACGGCCGATCGATTCGTTCAAGCTGCTGCTCAACAGCGCGGCCGACATCGTTGTCCTTTCACGTCCGCCCTGGTGGACGCTTGAACGCCTGTTGAGCGTGGTGGGCCTGCTGGCCGCCGTATTGGTTGCCGCCGCGGTTTGGATCACGTCGCTCCGCAGGACGGTTGAACAGCGAACCGCGGAGCTGGGCAACCAGATCCGCGAGCGGCAGCGGGCCGAGCATGACCGCGAAATCGAGCAGGAGCGCGCCCGGGTTGCCCACGACCTGCATGATGATCTCGGCGCCCGCCTGACCGAGGTGAACATGCTGGCCTCGCTAGTCGGCAGCCCGTACAACACGCCCGAGGAGCGGAGGAAATACGCCGACCAGATGAAGTCGATCGCGTTGCATATGGTGACCTCGCTCGACGAAATCGTGTGGGCGGTGAATCCGCGCAACGACAAGGTGTCGTCCCTGGCCGGCTATTTCGGGGCCTACGCCCAGCGGGTGCTGGAGCTGGCATCGATCAAATGTGGATTGGATATTGACGAAAAGCTTCCGTCCCTTTCGCTGGATCCTGTGTTCAGGCGGGAGGTTTTCCTGGCCTTCAAGGAGGCGCTGGCGAACATCATCCAGCATTCACGTGCCAGCAAAGTCTGGTTGCGCATTGGGATTCAAGGGACCGACCTGGTGGTTGTCGTGTCCGACGACGGCTCGGGTTTCATGCCCGGCGAACGCAAGGACGGGGCCGATGGGCTGGCCAACATGACGGAGCGCCTCGCGGCACTCCATGGCGAATGCGCCATCGAAAGCGATCCGGAAAAGGGAACCACCGTTCGCCTTCAGGCACCGATACCGGGAGGGCTGGAATGA